A genomic region of Arcobacter sp. LA11 contains the following coding sequences:
- a CDS encoding 4Fe-4S dicluster domain-containing protein — protein MSVIITEECINCDACVDECPATAIVSADDSPLDDPEYTYVKPEKCIECVDCSVPKCFDVCPSPGAIAWDMPYIEEFDEYFMNRDKEGIYKIRVHKKRGVFSPSNQARPFRETISLEDRIEYKALDF, from the coding sequence ATGTCCGTAATTATAACCGAAGAATGTATAAACTGCGATGCTTGTGTTGATGAATGTCCAGCAACAGCCATTGTAAGTGCAGATGACTCCCCTTTAGATGACCCTGAATATACATATGTAAAACCTGAAAAATGTATCGAATGTGTAGATTGTTCTGTTCCTAAATGTTTTGATGTATGTCCCTCACCAGGTGCTATTGCTTGGGACATGCCTTATATTGAGGAATTTGATGAATATTTTATGAATAGAGATAAAGAAGGTATTTACAAGATTAGAGTGCATAAAAAAAGAGGTGTTTTTTCACCTTCTAATCAAGCTCGACCTTTTAGAGAAACTATTAGTTTAGAGGATAGGATTGAATACAAAGCATTAGATTTTTAG
- a CDS encoding NifU family protein, with translation MKKDLAYYASLEYPYECYSGENELGDAFLVEFLDFDIKGTSEDYDEAVELAHKYLIKHIVNELKNGRELPNPREGKNFMKHREALVAYKNKDFNTALSIWKEESKIKNDQAMANLGLMYLKGEGVNKDFSKAKEWFEEASKYDNDSANFNLALMYQTKIGVEEDLEKAKEYFRRAVAKNHTQAAFRLALVLLQDRTKVDEVKEGFDCMLKAAQNGHTMASIQLTGMDKELPEGVELNHNFRAKEKEEQLEIINDALDRFIRPILVKDGGNIILIDYLNDPELEIRLAYQGACVGCSIASTGTYTMIADTMQKIIDPRVRIFIL, from the coding sequence GTGAAAAAAGATTTAGCATATTATGCATCCTTGGAATATCCATATGAATGTTATAGTGGAGAAAATGAACTTGGGGATGCTTTTTTAGTAGAGTTTTTAGATTTTGATATTAAAGGGACAAGTGAAGATTATGATGAAGCAGTTGAACTTGCACATAAATACTTGATAAAGCACATAGTAAATGAACTAAAAAATGGAAGAGAACTTCCTAATCCAAGAGAAGGAAAGAATTTTATGAAACATAGAGAAGCCTTAGTAGCATATAAAAATAAAGACTTCAATACTGCTTTGAGTATTTGGAAAGAAGAATCAAAAATCAAAAATGACCAAGCTATGGCAAATCTAGGTTTGATGTATTTAAAAGGTGAAGGAGTAAATAAAGATTTCTCAAAAGCAAAAGAGTGGTTTGAAGAAGCTAGTAAATATGATAACGACTCTGCAAACTTTAACCTAGCACTCATGTATCAAACAAAGATTGGAGTTGAAGAGGATTTAGAAAAAGCAAAAGAGTATTTCAGACGAGCAGTTGCAAAAAATCATACCCAAGCAGCCTTTAGATTAGCTCTTGTTTTATTACAAGATAGAACAAAAGTTGATGAAGTTAAAGAGGGTTTTGATTGCATGTTAAAAGCTGCACAGAATGGACATACCATGGCTTCTATTCAATTAACAGGAATGGATAAAGAACTTCCTGAAGGTGTTGAATTAAATCATAATTTTAGAGCCAAAGAAAAAGAAGAACAACTAGAAATTATAAATGATGCTTTAGATAGATTTATTAGACCAATTTTAGTAAAAGATGGTGGAAATATTATCTTAATAGATTATTTAAATGACCCAGAGTTAGAGATAAGACTTGCCTATCAAGGAGCATGTGTTGGATGTTCGATTGCATCAACAGGAACATATACAATGATTGCAGATACTATGCAAAAAATTATTGACCCTAGAGTTAGGATATTTATACTATGA
- a CDS encoding CCE_0567 family metalloprotein, translating to MAVLTDEQKEKKKELAKYKRKVIELAGVVHDIVEDTIWTEYDKLPELSEKIALAMDDVNAFKKEHPYLK from the coding sequence ATGGCAGTATTAACAGATGAACAAAAAGAAAAGAAAAAAGAACTTGCAAAATATAAAAGAAAAGTTATAGAACTAGCTGGTGTAGTACATGATATTGTTGAAGATACAATTTGGACTGAGTACGACAAACTACCTGAGCTTAGTGAAAAAATTGCTTTAGCAATGGATGATGTTAATGCATTTAAAAAAGAACATCCATATTTAAAGTAA
- a CDS encoding NifB/NifX family molybdenum-iron cluster-binding protein, which produces MKIAFASKDNIHVNEHFGWCKKFYIYEIIADSYTFVKAIDSSIEIEDEIDKLTYKIECLENSDILYVQQIGPKAAMMVKSAKVFPMQSSKENEKIEDVLTSLIKMKDNPPIWMRRLI; this is translated from the coding sequence ATGAAAATTGCATTCGCTTCTAAAGATAATATACATGTCAATGAACATTTTGGCTGGTGTAAAAAGTTTTACATTTATGAAATAATTGCAGATTCTTACACTTTTGTAAAAGCTATTGATTCTTCAATAGAAATAGAAGATGAGATAGATAAATTAACTTATAAAATAGAATGTTTAGAAAATAGTGATATCTTATATGTTCAACAGATTGGTCCAAAAGCAGCTATGATGGTAAAATCAGCAAAAGTTTTCCCAATGCAAAGTTCAAAAGAGAATGAAAAAATAGAAGATGTTCTAACTTCTCTTATAAAAATGAAAGATAATCCACCAATTTGGATGAGAAGATTAATATGA
- a CDS encoding FprA family A-type flavoprotein: MDEKINMSSKPVEIAPNIYFIGVFDPDIRTFDIIMKTANGSSYNAYLIKTDEGIVIIDTVKVEFQNEFFSKIEQLCTYDEIKYVICHHLEPDHAGAIPELINRAPQAKVMISPQATSMLKAITQKENIDFETVWTNKTLKLGNKTIKFLTTPYLHWPETMSSYVDEDNLLFSGDVFGSHYYDKRLFDDLVGDFFYAFKYYYDHIMRPFKSYALNAIKLYDKYEIDIIATLHGPILRENPKKYIDYYRQWSQDDYKVISHGKKILSIFYLTSYKNTKDMAESIFDGAESVEGIITNVYDLASIEEQNMINILEESDGILIGTPTINSDAPKPVWDLLSCMMFLEKRGKVGGAFGSYGWSGEAVDMIIHRLKSLNFKVPPMENQKIKLIPTKDELQNCYEYGVEFAEILNGKMIEMTMN; this comes from the coding sequence TTGGATGAGAAGATTAATATGAGTTCTAAACCTGTTGAAATAGCTCCAAATATATACTTTATTGGAGTTTTTGACCCTGATATTAGAACATTTGATATTATTATGAAAACAGCTAATGGGTCTTCTTATAACGCATATCTTATAAAAACAGATGAAGGTATTGTAATTATAGATACTGTTAAAGTAGAGTTTCAAAATGAATTTTTCAGTAAAATTGAGCAACTTTGTACTTACGATGAAATTAAATATGTTATTTGTCATCATTTAGAACCTGATCATGCAGGTGCAATTCCTGAATTAATCAATAGAGCACCACAAGCAAAGGTAATGATTTCACCGCAAGCAACCTCTATGTTAAAAGCTATTACCCAAAAAGAGAATATTGATTTTGAAACTGTATGGACCAATAAGACTTTAAAATTAGGGAACAAAACAATTAAGTTTTTAACTACTCCATATTTGCATTGGCCTGAAACTATGAGCTCTTATGTGGATGAAGATAATCTTCTTTTCTCAGGGGATGTTTTTGGAAGTCACTATTATGACAAACGTCTTTTTGATGATTTAGTAGGTGATTTCTTTTATGCTTTTAAATACTATTATGACCATATTATGCGACCATTTAAATCCTATGCTTTAAATGCAATTAAGCTTTATGATAAATATGAAATCGATATTATTGCAACTTTACATGGACCAATATTAAGAGAAAATCCAAAAAAGTATATTGATTATTATAGACAATGGAGTCAAGATGATTATAAAGTTATTTCACATGGGAAAAAGATATTATCAATTTTTTATCTAACAAGCTATAAAAATACAAAAGATATGGCTGAATCAATTTTTGATGGAGCAGAGAGTGTAGAAGGTATTATTACAAATGTATATGACTTAGCTTCTATAGAAGAACAAAATATGATAAATATTCTTGAAGAAAGTGATGGGATTTTAATAGGAACACCAACAATCAATTCTGATGCTCCAAAACCTGTTTGGGATTTATTATCTTGTATGATGTTTTTAGAAAAAAGAGGAAAAGTTGGAGGGGCATTTGGAAGTTATGGCTGGAGTGGTGAAGCTGTAGATATGATTATTCATAGATTAAAATCATTAAACTTTAAAGTTCCTCCAATGGAAAATCAAAAAATAAAATTGATCCCTACTAAAGATGAACTTCAAAACTGTTATGAATATGGTGTTGAATTTGCAGAAATATTAAATGGCAAAATGATTGAAATGACAATGAATTAA
- the nifB gene encoding nitrogenase cofactor biosynthesis protein NifB — protein MSCSCTSTSTQETIEQEVMDKINNHPCYSEGAHQHYARIHVAVAPACNIQCNYCNRKFDCSNESRPGVTSNKLSPEDAVKKVLYVGGDIQQLSVVGIAGPGDALANPKKTFDTFRMLHEKAPDQKLCLSTNGLRLPDYVDEMVKYNVDHVTVTINSVDETGEIGAKIYPWVHWNHKKVFGEEGAKILLEQQLKGIKMLTDRGILVKANSVLIPGVNDKEVVNVAKKLKELNVFLHNIMPLLSKEEYGTHYGLTGQASATDQEVMAAQEACGMDMKLMSHCRQCRADAVGLIGEDRGEEFTPDVFQNMSWEELETQYDINARKQKHEVIENWRAALDQANNRIKIEQASKSELSSIGETKLVAVTTAGEGTVNLHFGNATEFLIYEAGDKAIKFVMHRKVENAYCKGPEDCDGSYPIEEIKETLKDVDILLTEKIGGCPQDELNTINLISDDSYALQPIEKSVFEAVKKHFYKKENLIEKEIG, from the coding sequence ATGAGTTGTTCTTGTACATCAACTAGCACACAAGAAACTATAGAACAAGAGGTAATGGATAAGATTAATAATCATCCATGTTATAGTGAAGGTGCACACCAACATTATGCAAGAATTCACGTTGCGGTTGCCCCTGCATGTAATATTCAATGTAATTATTGTAATAGAAAATTTGACTGTTCAAATGAATCTAGACCTGGAGTTACATCAAATAAATTAAGTCCAGAAGATGCTGTTAAAAAAGTACTTTATGTTGGTGGTGACATTCAACAACTTTCAGTTGTAGGGATAGCAGGTCCTGGAGATGCTCTAGCAAATCCAAAAAAGACTTTTGATACATTTAGAATGCTTCATGAAAAAGCACCAGACCAAAAACTTTGTTTATCAACAAATGGACTAAGACTTCCAGATTATGTTGATGAAATGGTTAAATATAATGTTGACCATGTGACAGTTACTATTAATTCTGTTGATGAAACAGGCGAAATTGGAGCTAAAATTTATCCATGGGTTCATTGGAATCATAAAAAAGTATTTGGAGAAGAAGGAGCAAAAATTCTTTTAGAACAACAACTAAAAGGTATAAAAATGCTTACAGATAGAGGAATCTTAGTTAAAGCAAACTCTGTACTTATTCCAGGTGTTAATGATAAAGAAGTAGTAAATGTTGCAAAAAAACTAAAAGAATTGAATGTTTTTTTACATAATATTATGCCTCTTCTTTCAAAAGAAGAGTATGGTACACATTATGGTTTAACAGGACAAGCAAGTGCAACAGATCAAGAAGTAATGGCAGCACAAGAAGCCTGTGGTATGGATATGAAGCTTATGTCTCATTGTAGACAATGTCGTGCTGATGCAGTTGGTCTTATTGGTGAAGATAGAGGAGAAGAGTTTACTCCTGATGTATTTCAAAATATGTCTTGGGAAGAGTTAGAAACTCAATATGATATAAATGCAAGAAAACAAAAACATGAAGTTATTGAAAACTGGAGAGCAGCATTAGACCAAGCTAATAATAGAATAAAAATAGAACAAGCATCAAAATCTGAATTGAGTTCAATAGGAGAGACTAAACTTGTTGCAGTTACAACAGCAGGAGAAGGTACAGTTAACTTACATTTTGGTAATGCAACAGAATTCTTAATCTATGAAGCTGGAGATAAAGCAATAAAATTTGTAATGCATAGAAAAGTTGAAAATGCATATTGTAAAGGACCTGAGGATTGTGATGGTTCATATCCTATAGAAGAAATTAAAGAAACATTAAAAGATGTAGATATTCTTTTAACAGAAAAGATTGGTGGTTGTCCTCAAGATGAATTAAATACAATCAATTTAATTTCTGATGATTCTTATGCTCTTCAACCAATTGAGAAATCAGTTTTTGAAGCAGTAAAAAAACATTTCTATAAGAAAGAAAATCTTATTGAAAAAGAGATAGGTTAA
- the nifV gene encoding homocitrate synthase, with translation MFLINDTTLRDGEQAPYVAFNTQEKLDIAQKLFKAGADELEVGIPAMGKKEQDDLKEILALNLPIRVMSWNRATMSDLEASMKCGLKAVDLSIPVSDILIDVKFKGHKEKLLRQLETVVLEAKKENLFVCIGGEDSSRANLKFLEEIMSLGKNLGANRFRYCDTIGTLTPHKTYENIKSLSSLDLLDIEMHTHNDFGMATANAISGFEAGAISANTTVIGLGERAGNASFEQVLMSLTRLFGKKVQIDSDNLKSLVQAVGLASNRRIDTNLPIVGENIFSHESGIHVNGMMKSKSSYEPFTPNEVGLKRYFPIGKHSGTSTLDYHLKTLGINYPDKNTLQKILPRIREIVTNRKKVLDSKELKELYLCSLDI, from the coding sequence ATGTTTCTTATAAATGACACAACTCTTAGAGATGGAGAACAAGCTCCATATGTAGCATTCAATACGCAAGAAAAACTAGACATTGCACAAAAACTTTTTAAAGCTGGTGCTGATGAATTAGAAGTTGGTATTCCTGCTATGGGGAAAAAAGAGCAAGATGATTTAAAAGAGATATTAGCATTAAATTTACCTATTAGAGTCATGAGTTGGAATAGAGCTACTATGAGTGATTTAGAAGCTTCTATGAAATGTGGTTTAAAAGCAGTTGATTTATCAATTCCTGTATCAGATATTTTAATTGATGTAAAATTTAAAGGGCATAAAGAGAAACTTTTAAGACAACTTGAAACTGTAGTTTTAGAAGCAAAAAAAGAAAACCTTTTTGTTTGTATTGGAGGAGAAGATTCTTCTAGAGCAAATCTTAAATTCTTAGAAGAGATTATGTCTTTAGGGAAAAATTTAGGAGCAAATAGATTTAGATATTGCGATACAATTGGAACCCTTACTCCTCATAAAACCTACGAAAATATAAAAAGTCTAAGTTCATTAGATTTACTTGATATAGAGATGCACACACATAATGATTTCGGAATGGCAACAGCAAATGCAATCTCAGGATTTGAAGCTGGAGCAATCAGTGCCAATACAACAGTTATTGGTTTGGGTGAGCGCGCGGGCAATGCATCTTTTGAACAAGTACTAATGAGTCTTACACGACTTTTTGGAAAAAAAGTACAAATTGATTCTGATAATTTAAAATCCTTAGTACAGGCTGTAGGACTAGCATCAAATAGAAGAATAGATACAAACCTTCCAATCGTTGGAGAAAATATCTTTTCTCATGAATCTGGAATTCATGTAAATGGCATGATGAAATCAAAATCATCATATGAACCTTTTACTCCAAATGAAGTTGGACTTAAAAGATATTTTCCTATTGGGAAACATTCTGGTACTTCAACACTTGACTATCACTTAAAAACTTTAGGAATAAATTATCCAGATAAAAATACCTTACAAAAAATTTTACCTAGAATTAGAGAGATTGTTACAAATAGAAAAAAAGTATTAGATTCAAAAGAATTAAAAGAGTTGTATTTATGTTCATTGGATATTTAA
- a CDS encoding 4Fe-4S binding protein: MDTYQLTLYKQKTRNSNYLLKNYQNITAIKYDDQGRPFYSIKDSEKVIYSNCFSCKEPKCMHFSKEELNFDIINEFPSDLEHSVCPSQAITWSIEDSSPSINSDLCISCALCIERCDFGAISFNELNIAEVNSFESEHYEEVEYDKETFNEIQEHFNSVDRDNYINEVLDGHLQNVYSKINEINSKLSLQFPNLISRNLLIILGMESVIRRRGDVNIRMDLLFSDKSTVGVSEVEFGNDILNSPRNILDNIAVLHSRYNTKKEDLCPLIISYSLPNKRSEYWNVIADIKEVTEYKVYSITLGALLIILWNRKKLDIEKIKEFYTDYSSYSIRSSLEKVLDNTCSISEGELNILEANK, encoded by the coding sequence ATGGATACCTATCAATTAACACTTTATAAACAAAAAACAAGAAATAGCAATTATTTATTAAAAAATTATCAAAATATAACAGCTATTAAATATGATGATCAAGGGAGACCGTTTTATTCAATTAAAGATTCAGAAAAAGTTATATATTCAAATTGTTTTAGCTGTAAAGAACCAAAATGTATGCACTTTTCAAAAGAAGAACTTAACTTTGATATCATAAATGAATTTCCATCTGATTTAGAACACTCTGTTTGTCCTTCTCAAGCAATAACTTGGTCAATAGAAGATTCTTCTCCAAGTATTAACTCAGATTTATGTATTTCCTGTGCCTTATGTATAGAAAGATGCGATTTTGGGGCTATTTCTTTTAATGAACTTAATATTGCAGAAGTAAATTCATTTGAATCAGAACATTATGAGGAAGTAGAATATGATAAAGAAACTTTTAATGAGATTCAAGAACATTTTAATTCAGTAGATAGAGATAATTATATAAATGAAGTTTTAGATGGTCATTTACAAAATGTATATTCAAAAATCAATGAAATTAATTCAAAACTATCTCTACAGTTTCCAAATTTAATTAGTAGAAACCTATTAATTATACTTGGAATGGAAAGTGTAATACGTAGAAGAGGAGATGTTAATATTAGAATGGATTTATTATTCTCAGATAAATCAACAGTTGGCGTTTCTGAAGTCGAATTTGGGAATGACATCCTAAATTCTCCAAGAAATATTTTGGATAATATTGCGGTACTACATTCAAGATATAATACAAAAAAAGAAGATTTATGTCCTTTAATTATTAGTTATTCTTTGCCAAATAAACGTTCAGAATATTGGAATGTAATTGCAGATATAAAAGAAGTAACAGAATATAAAGTTTATTCAATCACACTAGGTGCATTATTAATTATATTATGGAATAGAAAAAAACTTGATATAGAAAAAATAAAAGAATTTTATACAGATTATAGTTCATACTCAATCCGAAGTTCACTGGAAAAAGTTTTAGATAACACTTGCTCAATAAGTGAAGGAGAATTAAATATTTTAGAAGCGAATAAGTAG
- a CDS encoding NifB/NifX family molybdenum-iron cluster-binding protein: MIAIPLEEENATTISDLFGNAPYFAILNPESGYFKVKENKGCGNGIETAQCIKDLGAKSTVFYHMGEGVFNHLNENGVKVYSSSSVYLTIEEIYRKILKNNFKLVTPSNADNLLNPGTTSCSCECSNN; this comes from the coding sequence ATGATTGCTATACCACTAGAGGAAGAGAATGCTACAACTATTTCAGATTTATTTGGAAATGCTCCATACTTTGCGATACTAAACCCAGAATCTGGTTACTTTAAAGTTAAAGAAAATAAAGGTTGTGGTAATGGAATTGAAACTGCACAATGTATAAAAGATTTAGGTGCTAAAAGTACTGTTTTTTATCATATGGGAGAAGGTGTTTTTAATCATTTAAATGAAAATGGCGTTAAAGTTTATAGTTCTTCAAGTGTTTATTTAACAATAGAAGAAATTTATCGAAAGATACTAAAAAACAATTTTAAATTAGTCACTCCTTCAAATGCTGATAATTTACTAAATCCAGGAACCACATCTTGTTCATGTGAATGTAGTAATAATTAA
- a CDS encoding leucine-rich repeat domain-containing protein produces the protein MSKDIDNFVRWVRSNHLESTISTNEDDIEMMTHLDLSKKKLRELPESIKILTNLSVLKLSNNRLSRLPNSIGELKNLKNLQCENNLLEKIPTSIGKLSKLMIFNLNGNRLKELPEELYFLSSLTRLTLAANKIRKLSIKLENLTKLLYLSLDTNELEELPDSFSKMQSLYYLDISFNHLSFLPDSISKIEELETLLLEGNQLKNLPSLESHDMLIKLDLSDNSLKSLDFNISKLEDLKILILDNNFLTTLPKEVCKLQNLTNLSISSNSLIKLPKEIGKLEKLEELDVEDNEIKILPKSIEQLKNLKNLYIAENEGLKKPESLTLEYCDVD, from the coding sequence ATGAGCAAAGATATTGATAATTTTGTTAGATGGGTTAGGTCAAACCATTTAGAATCGACCATATCAACTAATGAAGATGACATTGAAATGATGACTCATTTAGACCTTTCAAAAAAGAAATTGAGAGAATTGCCAGAGTCAATAAAAATCCTAACTAACCTATCAGTTTTAAAACTTTCAAATAATAGATTATCAAGATTGCCTAACTCCATAGGAGAGTTGAAAAATCTAAAGAATCTGCAATGTGAAAACAACCTTTTAGAAAAAATACCTACTTCAATAGGAAAACTTAGTAAACTTATGATTTTTAATTTAAATGGCAATCGTTTAAAAGAATTACCAGAAGAACTGTACTTTTTATCTTCACTCACAAGATTAACGCTAGCAGCAAATAAGATAAGAAAGTTATCTATAAAATTAGAAAATCTGACAAAACTGCTTTATCTATCTTTAGATACAAATGAACTAGAAGAACTACCTGATTCTTTTTCAAAAATGCAGTCTTTGTATTATCTTGATATTTCATTTAATCACTTGAGTTTTTTACCTGATTCAATTTCTAAAATTGAAGAATTAGAGACCTTACTTTTAGAAGGAAATCAATTAAAGAATCTACCCTCTTTAGAGTCACATGATATGTTAATAAAACTCGATCTAAGCGATAACTCTTTGAAGTCGTTAGATTTTAATATAAGTAAATTAGAGGATTTAAAAATCCTTATTTTAGATAACAATTTTTTAACAACGCTTCCAAAGGAAGTTTGTAAATTACAAAATCTTACAAATCTAAGTATTAGTTCTAATTCTCTTATAAAATTACCAAAAGAAATAGGTAAATTGGAAAAGTTAGAAGAATTAGACGTTGAAGATAATGAAATAAAAATATTACCAAAATCAATTGAACAGTTAAAGAATTTAAAAAATCTTTATATTGCAGAGAATGAAGGACTAAAAAAACCAGAGAGTTTAACTCTAGAGTATTGTGACGTTGATTAA
- a CDS encoding nitrogen fixation protein NifQ: MTELETMESEILKLLQKNANDEYAKNTLAPWIAKTSLKMGHLYSDLGLISRKEMGRVMNTNFSLLASKKPDEIRWKKFLYDCIGKTAPACATCKDITNCFKCDLAS, from the coding sequence ATGACTGAATTAGAAACTATGGAATCAGAAATATTAAAATTACTTCAGAAAAATGCAAATGATGAATATGCAAAAAATACACTAGCGCCTTGGATTGCGAAAACTTCTTTAAAGATGGGACACCTATATTCAGATTTAGGACTTATTAGTAGAAAAGAAATGGGAAGAGTAATGAATACAAATTTTTCACTTCTAGCAAGTAAAAAACCTGATGAAATAAGATGGAAAAAATTTCTTTATGATTGTATTGGAAAAACCGCACCAGCTTGCGCTACATGTAAAGATATAACTAATTGTTTTAAATGTGATTTAGCATCATAA
- a CDS encoding site-specific DNA-methyltransferase: MIEFNKSYQANCDIFLKDLIKENIKFDLVLTDPPYNLKKDFGNNSDNLTLDEFISVSEERISDLKKLLSKNGSVIWFGIHHFIGFIQTIMYKEGLHYRRMNIWFYENGFSRSKKTLQTQYEPFLWFSENDKKWVYNVDDVRVPYKSKDRLKNPVYYKDSKGNKKKWEPNPNGAMRGDVWQFPTLSGSLYKNERTSHPTQKPESLITEIIKAFCPKNDEGFYEGTILDPFHGSGTLGVCCEKLNNEGHKIKWLGIELEKKWNDIGIQRLSEVNK; this comes from the coding sequence ATGATTGAATTCAATAAGAGTTATCAAGCAAATTGTGATATTTTTTTAAAAGATTTGATAAAAGAAAATATTAAATTTGATTTAGTGCTTACTGATCCACCTTATAATTTAAAAAAAGACTTTGGGAATAATAGTGATAATTTGACTCTTGATGAATTTATCTCTGTAAGTGAAGAACGAATTTCGGACTTAAAAAAGTTATTGTCAAAGAATGGAAGTGTTATATGGTTTGGTATACATCATTTTATTGGTTTTATTCAAACAATAATGTATAAAGAGGGCTTACATTACCGTAGAATGAACATATGGTTTTATGAGAATGGATTTTCAAGAAGTAAGAAAACTCTTCAAACTCAGTATGAACCATTTTTATGGTTTTCAGAAAATGATAAAAAATGGGTTTATAATGTTGATGATGTAAGAGTCCCTTATAAAAGTAAAGATAGATTAAAAAACCCAGTTTATTATAAAGACTCAAAAGGGAATAAGAAAAAATGGGAGCCCAATCCAAATGGAGCGATGAGAGGTGATGTATGGCAGTTCCCCACATTATCAGGTTCATTATATAAAAATGAAAGAACAAGCCATCCTACTCAAAAACCTGAATCGTTGATAACAGAAATAATAAAAGCATTTTGTCCTAAGAATGATGAGGGTTTTTATGAAGGAACAATTTTAGACCCCTTCCATGGATCAGGAACATTAGGTGTATGTTGTGAAAAATTGAATAATGAAGGGCATAAAATTAAATGGCTTGGCATAGAATTAGAAAAGAAATGGAATGATATTGGTATTCAAAGATTATCAGAAGTAAATAAGTAG